In Bacillus cytotoxicus NVH 391-98, the following are encoded in one genomic region:
- a CDS encoding tRNA threonylcarbamoyladenosine dehydratase, producing MLHQFSRNELAFGKEGLEILKNSTVGILGIGGVGSFAAEALARSGVGRLVLVDKDVVDITNVNRQIHALVSTVGRSKVELMKERIADINPDCEVIALEMFYTEETYEDFFQYGLDFVVDASDTITYKIHLIKQCLRRKIKIISSMGAANKMDPTRFRIADISKTHTDPIAKVIRTKLRKEGIKKGVKVVFSDENPIVIREDVRKEIVPDENAKIRKAKLPPSSNAFVPSVAGLIMASHVVRERIKNIEVKRVGQD from the coding sequence ATGTTACATCAATTTTCACGAAATGAATTAGCCTTTGGAAAAGAAGGACTTGAAATATTAAAAAATAGTACAGTCGGTATTCTAGGGATTGGCGGCGTAGGGTCATTTGCAGCTGAAGCGTTAGCTCGCTCTGGTGTAGGACGTCTTGTATTAGTAGATAAAGACGTTGTTGATATTACAAACGTAAACCGTCAAATTCATGCATTAGTTTCTACTGTAGGACGTTCAAAGGTAGAACTAATGAAAGAACGCATCGCTGATATTAATCCAGACTGTGAAGTTATCGCATTAGAAATGTTTTATACGGAAGAAACGTATGAAGATTTCTTTCAATATGGATTAGATTTTGTCGTAGATGCTTCCGATACGATTACGTACAAGATTCATTTAATTAAGCAATGTTTACGTCGTAAAATTAAGATAATCTCAAGTATGGGCGCGGCGAATAAAATGGATCCAACTCGTTTCCGTATCGCAGATATTTCAAAAACGCATACGGATCCAATTGCGAAAGTAATTCGTACGAAACTTCGTAAAGAAGGGATTAAAAAAGGTGTGAAAGTTGTATTTTCTGATGAAAATCCAATTGTCATTCGTGAGGATGTACGTAAAGAGATTGTTCCAGATGAAAATGCAAAAATTCGTAAAGCGAAATTACCACCTTCTTCTAACGCATTCGTACCATCTGTAGCAGGGCTAATTATGGCTAGTCACGTTGTACGCGAACGCATCAAAAATATCGAAGTGAAGCGTGTAGGGCAAGATTAA
- the aspS gene encoding aspartate--tRNA ligase — MAERTHACGRVTVEAIGQTVQLKGWVQKRRDLGGLIFIDLRDRTGIVQVVFSPETSKEALEVAETIRGEYVLHVEGTVVARGAGAINENMATGQIEVQATKVTVLNAAKTTPIIIADDTDASEDVRLKYRYLDLRRPVMYNTFKMRHDVTKTIRNFLDTEEFLEVETPILTKSTPEGARDYLVPSRVHDGEFYALPQSPQLFKQLLMVGGFERYYQVARCFRDEDLRADRQPEFTQIDIEASFLTQEEILDMMERMMTKVMKDVKGVEISVPFPRMTYADAMARYGSDKPDTRFEMELTDLSEFAAGCGFKVFTGAVENGGQVKAINAKGAASKYSRKDIDALTEFVKVYGAKGLAWLKVEEDGLKGPIAKFFNEEEANVIMTTLEASAGDLLLFVADKKSVVADSLGALRLRLGKELELIDENKFNFLWVTDWPLLEYDEEANRYFAAHHPFTMPFREDVELLETAPEKARAQAYDLVLNGYELGGGSLRIYERDVQEKMFKALGFTQEEAREQFGFLLEAFEYGTPPHGGIALGLDRLVMLLAGRTNLRDTIAFPKTASASCLLTDAPSPVAGAQLEELHLKLNVKE; from the coding sequence ATGGCTGAAAGAACACATGCATGTGGAAGAGTAACAGTAGAAGCAATTGGACAAACCGTTCAATTAAAAGGTTGGGTACAAAAGCGCCGCGATTTAGGTGGGCTAATCTTTATCGACTTACGTGACCGTACAGGTATTGTACAAGTTGTCTTTAGTCCAGAAACATCAAAAGAAGCGTTAGAAGTAGCAGAAACAATTCGTGGTGAATACGTATTACATGTAGAAGGTACAGTTGTTGCGCGCGGAGCTGGTGCAATTAATGAAAATATGGCAACTGGCCAAATTGAAGTGCAAGCGACGAAAGTAACGGTCTTAAATGCAGCGAAAACAACTCCGATTATTATTGCAGATGATACAGATGCATCAGAAGATGTTCGTTTAAAATATCGTTATTTAGATTTGCGTCGTCCTGTTATGTACAATACATTCAAAATGCGTCACGATGTAACGAAAACAATTCGCAATTTCTTAGATACAGAAGAATTTTTAGAGGTGGAAACACCAATTTTAACAAAGAGTACACCAGAAGGTGCTCGAGACTATTTAGTACCAAGTCGTGTACATGACGGTGAGTTTTATGCATTACCACAATCTCCGCAACTATTTAAACAGCTTCTTATGGTCGGTGGATTTGAGCGCTATTATCAAGTAGCACGTTGTTTCCGTGATGAAGATTTACGTGCGGATCGTCAACCAGAATTTACACAAATCGATATCGAAGCTTCCTTCTTAACGCAAGAAGAAATTTTAGACATGATGGAACGCATGATGACGAAAGTGATGAAGGATGTAAAAGGGGTAGAAATTAGCGTACCATTCCCTCGTATGACATATGCTGATGCGATGGCTCGCTATGGCTCTGATAAACCAGATACACGCTTTGAAATGGAACTAACGGATTTATCTGAATTTGCAGCGGGCTGCGGTTTTAAAGTATTTACAGGTGCTGTAGAAAATGGTGGACAAGTAAAAGCGATTAATGCAAAAGGTGCAGCAAGCAAATATTCTCGTAAAGATATCGATGCATTAACTGAATTTGTAAAAGTATACGGTGCAAAAGGTTTAGCTTGGTTAAAAGTGGAAGAAGATGGCTTAAAAGGACCGATTGCGAAGTTCTTTAATGAGGAAGAAGCAAATGTAATAATGACTACATTAGAAGCTTCTGCGGGCGATTTATTACTATTCGTAGCTGATAAGAAAAGTGTTGTGGCAGATAGCTTAGGTGCACTTCGTTTACGCTTAGGTAAAGAGCTGGAACTAATTGACGAAAATAAATTCAATTTCTTATGGGTAACAGATTGGCCGCTTCTTGAATATGATGAGGAAGCAAATCGTTACTTTGCGGCGCACCATCCATTCACAATGCCGTTCCGTGAAGATGTTGAGCTATTAGAAACAGCGCCTGAAAAAGCGCGTGCACAAGCGTACGACCTTGTATTAAATGGTTATGAACTTGGCGGTGGATCCCTTCGTATTTACGAGCGTGATGTACAAGAAAAAATGTTCAAAGCACTTGGATTCACACAAGAAGAGGCGCGAGAGCAGTTCGGTTTCCTATTAGAAGCGTTTGAATATGGTACACCACCACATGGCGGAATCGCATTAGGTTTAGACCGTCTAGTGATGTTACTTGCTGGTCGTACAAACCTTCGCGATACAATCGCGTTCCCAAAAACAGCAAGTGCAAGCTGCTTATTAACAGATGCGCCAAGCCCGGTTGCTGGAGCGCAGCTGGAAGAGTTACATTTGAAATTGAATGTAAAAGAATAG
- the hisS gene encoding histidine--tRNA ligase: MSIQIPRGTQDILPGSVELWQYIEGQAREICRRYNYKEIRTPIFEHTELFLRGVGDTTDIVQKEMYTFQDRGDRSLTLRPEGTAPVVRSYVENKMFGDATQPTKLYYIGQMFRYERPQAGRYRQFVQFGIEAIGSNDPAIDAEVIALAVEFYRGMGLKNIKVVLNSLGDPASRQAHREALIAHFKPRIGEFCSDCQSRLEKNPLRILDCKRDRDHELMNTAPSITDYLNEESTAYYEKVQELLTMMGVPFEKDPNLVRGLDYYQHTVFEIMSEAEGFGAITTLSGGGRYNGLVQEIGGPEMPGIGFAMSIERLIMALKAENIELPIENTIDCYVVALGDKAKDHAAKVAFDLRKSGLSVEKDYLNRKMKAQFKSADRLNAKYVAVLGEDELDKGVINLKDMATGEQEEVALDVFASYIAEKLI; encoded by the coding sequence ATGTCTATTCAAATCCCACGCGGAACGCAAGATATTCTTCCAGGTAGTGTAGAATTATGGCAATATATCGAAGGACAAGCGCGCGAAATTTGCCGTCGTTACAATTATAAAGAAATTCGTACACCAATTTTTGAACATACAGAGCTGTTTTTACGCGGCGTTGGTGATACAACAGATATTGTTCAAAAAGAAATGTACACATTCCAAGATCGCGGAGACCGCAGTTTAACACTTCGTCCAGAAGGTACTGCACCTGTTGTGCGTTCTTATGTTGAAAATAAAATGTTCGGTGATGCAACACAGCCAACGAAATTATACTATATCGGTCAAATGTTCCGTTATGAAAGACCGCAAGCAGGTCGTTATCGTCAATTCGTCCAATTCGGTATTGAAGCAATCGGTAGTAACGATCCTGCAATTGATGCCGAAGTAATTGCACTTGCGGTAGAATTTTACCGCGGTATGGGTTTAAAAAATATTAAAGTTGTATTAAATAGCTTAGGAGATCCAGCGAGCCGTCAAGCGCATCGAGAAGCGTTAATCGCTCACTTTAAACCGCGCATCGGTGAGTTTTGTTCCGATTGCCAATCTCGTTTAGAGAAAAACCCACTTCGTATTTTAGACTGTAAGAGAGATCGTGATCATGAATTAATGAATACAGCACCATCTATTACAGATTATTTAAACGAAGAATCAACGGCATATTATGAAAAGGTTCAAGAGCTATTAACAATGATGGGCGTTCCATTTGAAAAAGATCCAAACTTAGTGCGTGGTTTAGATTATTATCAACACACTGTTTTTGAAATTATGAGTGAAGCGGAAGGATTTGGTGCCATTACAACATTAAGTGGTGGTGGACGTTATAATGGACTTGTTCAAGAAATCGGTGGCCCAGAAATGCCTGGTATCGGTTTTGCGATGAGTATTGAACGTTTAATTATGGCACTAAAAGCTGAAAATATCGAGTTGCCAATTGAAAATACAATTGATTGTTACGTTGTTGCACTTGGTGATAAGGCGAAGGATCATGCTGCAAAAGTTGCTTTTGACCTTCGTAAATCTGGCCTATCAGTTGAAAAAGATTATTTAAATCGTAAAATGAAAGCACAATTTAAATCAGCGGATCGTCTAAATGCGAAATATGTAGCGGTATTAGGTGAAGATGAGCTAGATAAAGGTGTGATTAATTTGAAGGATATGGCGACAGGCGAGCAAGAAGAAGTAGCATTAGATGTATTTGCTTCATATATCGCAGAGAAATTAATATAG